A region of the Candidatus Methylomirabilota bacterium genome:
TGTTCCGCTCGCTGCAGATCGCCGCCAAGGGCGTGCCGGGGTCGCTGGCCGTGGCCACCCTCGCTACTTGCGCCATGTTCGCCACGGCGTCGGGCATCGTCGGGGCAGTAGTGACCCTGATGGGCCTGCTGGCCTTTCCGGCCATGCTGCGGGCCGGGTACGACGTCAAGCTCTCCGCGGGGGTGGTGTGCGCGGGCGGCTGCCTGGGCATCCTGATCCCGCCCAGCATCCTGCTGATCGTCTACGCCGCCACCGCCGGCATCTCGGCGGTCAAGCTTTACGCGGCCGCCTTCATCCCGGGGTTCCTGCTGGCCAGCCTGTACGTCGTGTACGTGGTCGGCCGCGCGATCCTCAATCCGGCGCTCTGCCCCCGGTTGCCCCCGGAGGAGACGAACATCCCCTTCCGTGAGCTGCTGTGGGGGTTGCTGACCTCGTTCCTGCCGCTCGCGTTGCTCATCCTCTCGGTGCTCGGCGCGATCCTGTTCGGGCTGGCGACTCCGTCGGAAGCCGCCGGCGGCGGCGCCCTGGCCAGCCTGGTCCTGGCCGGGGCCTACGGCGCGCTCAATTTCCAGATGCTGAAGGAGTCGGTGTTCCTGTGCGCCCGCGCGACGGCGATGGTGTGCTACCTGTTCATCGGGTCCTGGACTTTCTCGTCGGTCTTCGCCCTGCTCGGCGGGCAGGGCGTCATCGAGCGCCTCTTCCTGGCCATGAACCTGTCCTCCACGGGGTTCCTGCTGCTCGCCCAGTCCATCATCTTCGTGCTCGGGTGGCCGCTGGAGTGGACCGAGATCATCATCATCTTCGTGCCGATTTTCCTGCCGCTGCTCGACACGTTCCAGGTCGACCCGATCTTCTTCGGCATCCTGGTCGCCCTCAACACCCAGACCGCGTTCAACACGCCTCCGGTGGCCATGGCCGCCTTCTACCTCAAGGGCGTGGCGCCGCCGCACGTCCAGCTCGCCGACATCTTCAAGGGGGCCTTGCCCTTCGTGTTCATGGTGTTCCTGTGCATGGCGATGGTCTATATCTTCCCGGGGCTCGCCCTGTGGCTGCCGGACTATCTCTACACGCCGCGGTGAGCCGCCCGGCATGAGCCTGCACACGCTGTCCTGTGCCGAGGCGGCCGCGGCGATCCGTGAGGGCCGCATCACCTCCGCCGAGCTGGTGGAGGACTGCCTGGGCCGTATCGCGGCGGTCGAGCCGAAGGTGCGGGCCTGGGCCTTCCTCGACCCCGACCACGCGCGCGAGCAGGCGGACGCGGCCGACCAGTATCGCAAGCAAGGCAAGGCGCC
Encoded here:
- a CDS encoding TRAP transporter large permease subunit; the encoded protein is MTDPQVGMLMLGLFIFIIMLGFPIAFTLIAMGVGFGFYAYYTPGQDFFENRIFTLLVQKAFEVTSNDVLTAVPLFLFMGYVVERANILDRLFRSLQIAAKGVPGSLAVATLATCAMFATASGIVGAVVTLMGLLAFPAMLRAGYDVKLSAGVVCAGGCLGILIPPSILLIVYAATAGISAVKLYAAAFIPGFLLASLYVVYVVGRAILNPALCPRLPPEETNIPFRELLWGLLTSFLPLALLILSVLGAILFGLATPSEAAGGGALASLVLAGAYGALNFQMLKESVFLCARATAMVCYLFIGSWTFSSVFALLGGQGVIERLFLAMNLSSTGFLLLAQSIIFVLGWPLEWTEIIIIFVPIFLPLLDTFQVDPIFFGILVALNTQTAFNTPPVAMAAFYLKGVAPPHVQLADIFKGALPFVFMVFLCMAMVYIFPGLALWLPDYLYTPR